One stretch of Monomorium pharaonis isolate MP-MQ-018 chromosome 10, ASM1337386v2, whole genome shotgun sequence DNA includes these proteins:
- the LOC105832208 gene encoding peptidyl-tRNA hydrolase 2, mitochondrial — translation MDDIIQAIVAQATDPKVAFMAAAVFGYCLYKLMTVPNRKNSQAIVEDSDETDDDDVVYTDKRDNYKLILVIRTDLKMGKGKVAAQCSHAAVAAYKAARKHPKILRAWEESGQAKITLKVDSEAALQEIAKEAKTTGLLSNIVQDAGHTQIAAGSKTVCAVGPGPTKLIDQVTGHLKLF, via the exons ATGGACGACATCATTCAGGCAATCGTGGCGCAGGCTACAGATCCGAAAGTGGCTTTTATGGCCGCAGCTGTCTTCggttattgtttatataaattaatgaccGTGCCAAACAGAAAAAATTCTCAAGCAATTGTGGAGGATTCCGATGAAACGGATGACGACGATGTG GTGTACACAGACAAACGAGataattacaaattgattCTGGTCATCAGAACAGATTTGAAAATGGGTAAAGGAAAAGTAGCAGCTCAGTGTTCGCATGCTGCTGTTGCAGCATACAAGGCTGCCAGAAAACACCCAAAAATTCTAAGAGCATGGGAGGAGTCTGGGCAAGCCAAGATCACTCTTAAG GTGGACAGCGAGGCTGCCCTTCAAGAAATAGCGAAGGAAGCTAAAACTACAGGTCTGTTATCGAACATTGTACAGGATGCAGGACACACACAAATAGCAGCAGGAAGTAAAACTGTATGCGCGGTCGGACCGGGTCCAACAAAATTGATAGATCAAGTTACAggtcatttaaaattattttaa